GTGCTGTGGTCCTCTTCTCCATTGGGATCCTCCTTATCCTAGGTTGCAGATGCAAGTGCAGTTTCAATCAGAAGTCCGGGACCCCAGGAGAGGAAGAAGCCCAGGTGGAGAACCTCATCACTGCAAATGCAACAAAGCTCCAGAAAGCAGAGAGCTGAATGAAGTGCAGCCCTCCAGTGGGAAGCCTCTGGAACCTGAAGGCAGCTGCTTGAACTTTTAGATGCAAATGTTGATGCTTAAGAAAACAGCCACCTCAGCAACAAATCTTTCCCCAAGAGAAGCCAATAACTTGTGTGTCCCCCCACGCCCTTCCCTGTCCCTTCTAAACACCATTCCTCCACCTGATGATCCAACTAATCTCCTGCCTCACCACTGCAGCCTGCAGGCTCCTCCAACTCCTgtgatgtgtctgtgtgtgtgtttgctgacTGTAGTGTTCATGGCTACTTGTTCATGGTTATTACTGTTAGTGAACTGTGGATTCACTTTCCTGGGCAGAGGCTGAGCCATGTGGCCATCTGCTCCTCTCTGCCCCCCATCACCTCTCACTCTTGGGAGTCTGCTTTTTTCCCTGGAGAGTCTAGCTCCTTCCCTTTAGAGCATGGGCAGGAGTCTCCAGTTGTCTTGGGACCTGGGAAGGTTTGCACCACTTTCATCATCTTTCTTTATGGAGTCTCTTCACTCCTTTTACAAGAACCTCGCTTCCTTATCCCACTCCAACCCCAGTCTGTTCTGAAGATCAGCAATTAGAGATACAAAGCAAAGCAAGGAGTTTGTGAGCCCAGAATTGCCTTCAGGAGGCTATTATACCCTTCCATGGTTATTTTTCTCCCTGGGGAAGCGCCAGGGAGCTCCGTCTGCCCTGCCCTTCACATAGCACCCAGGGATTCCAGGCTCAGggctgctgctttttttctttttctttcagagtcccactctgtcacccaaaccagaatgcagtggcacgatctcagctcactgcatcctgggttcaagggattctcatgcctgggtctcccgagtagctgggattataggcacgcagcaccacacccagctaatttttgtatttttagtagagatggggttttccctggcctcaagcaatccacctaccttggcctcccaaaattctgggattacaggtgtcagccaccatgcccagcccaggcccagggctTCTAATCTGCCCTTGGGGAATGTAGCCGTTACATATCTTATCAGCAATAACCACAGGGGCTCTGGTACCCCACCCATCTCCAACCTTCCTGCTTCCAATACTTCAACCTACAGCCCAGTTTTTATGGACACAGGCTTCCATCCTTGAAGTTGAGTCTCCAGCAGGTGATGACTGAAAGATTCCCATTCTGTTGCCGCCAGCACACTGGAACGGACAGAGGGAGAGTAAGGGGCCTTTGCTTCTCTGCCCATGTCCCCTTGGTCAGCAAACTCCCGCATCCTTTGTGCTGCCTGTCAGTGGTCAGAGAGGTGAATGAGGTAGGTTAGAGACCCAGTAGGCTCCATGCAGTGCTGCTGCAGAGGGTACAGGAAGAGGTCAAAGGTCATAATGACAGCGGGAGCTCAAACGAGATCCCGCCCTTCCTGTCCTCCATGTGCCTGTGGAAATCAACCAACCGAGCCTCTGTGCCAGACTGCTGTTTTCTGTATCATGATCTGTCTGAAcaacagaaaaaaggaataaaatatttgtttcctaGTGAAAAAAAACCATGAACAAAAAACAAGTAAACTTCAATCaatggattatttttaaagtaaacaaaaattttGGAATCTTTTCTtgagaattaaaatattatttcaagacTTTACATAAACTAACAACTTTCTCAACTGTGTTAGTTACAGGAGCCAATGAGTTTCTAactacaaaggaaatgaagaatatcgaatgccaaaaaaaaaacaaacaatcctttAATCACTCAATTCTAATAGTATAAATGCTGAAGTAAGAGAACAATTTTATGACAGTTACTTCAATGAAAATGCAAAGAACATCAGATGCTATTTGGACCTCATGATGCAGAATGTGGGCAGGACGGCCCACAACTTGGAATCATTCATGCTGTACTTCAGCTTGGACCAAGCATGTCTGTGCCTTTATGCAGACATCAACCACAATTTGTATTTGTGTTATCACCACCAAAAGCAGTTCAGAAGCAAAGGGAAAATATCTTCTGCCTTGAGATTACTTGTATCCATGGCTCTGCTGTAAATAGGTGAGGCATTTAGATCATTGATAATCTCTGTGATCATAGTGAGGCtattacttttgttgttgttgcagtaGATTTCATTCTGGCTCTTCAAAATTTGATTGCATCTTTGGAATCAGAAAATACTTCTAGCAGTAGTACTTTCAAATTGTCATTTGAGCTGAAAGACTGCTGCTGTTATATAGTGTGGCAGATAGTTACAACTTCCACTGCAATTACTATATCTCAATctgaattcttttcatttttttttttttttgagacagtctccctctgtcgcccaggtgacACCatcatgcagtggtgcaatctcagttcactgcaacctccacctcccaggttcaagcaattctcttgcctcagcctcccgagtagctggaattacaggtgctcgccaccatgccatgctaattttttgtaattttagtagagacaaggtttcaccatgatgcctaggctggtcttgaactactgagctcaggcaatccacccacctaggcctcccaaagtgcaaggattaaaAGTGTGAGTCAACGCACCTGgccttgaattatttttaataaaaaaatttgtttaccACTTTATATAGTATTAGTTGAGGAAATCATACATCTTCCATGTTTAGCTGTTACTATGTGCTGGTGCCTTTCTCTATTTTTGCATACTGCACAAAAAGCTTCAAAAGGAATCTTTCCTCAtttaataaatctctgcttttcaaACAATTCATCACAAAGTTTATGCTTGAAATTTGGTATTTGGCATTCAAATgtacacaaataaaaatagataatagcAACCATCACAAAAATTGAGCTGAGTGAATTTGATAATCTCACAGCTGCCTTAGTGTGTCTGTCACTCATAAGTCTGAACTCAGAACTAACATCAAACAGGGGTTGAACCATTGAAAGCATTACAAACTTGCAAACTAATAATCAATTgaagtggccgggcatggtggctcacacctgtaatcccagcattttggaaggctgaggctggcggatcacaaggtcaggagattgagaccatcctggccaacacggtgacactctgtctgtactaaaaaaaatacaaaaattagctggacgtggtgtcACGTGcttgtaaccctagctactctggaggctgaggcaggagaatcacttgaacctgagagctggaggttgcagtgagccaaaattgcgccactgcactccagcctggcgacagagtgagattccttctcaaaaaaaaaaaaaatcaattgaagtAGAGTTGCCATTGAAGTGGCCTGAGATGGCTATCCTATCCTTGGCTGGTATCTGGGAATGTGAATTTTGGGAAGGTTTGGGTACCTGGATTTCAGAAGGGTTCCCTCCACCCTCACTGATCAAATGGCTCACTGTACCTAAACAATATGGTTTCTGTGGAACACCTGCTTTTTTTCTGGGAATCTGGATCTTGACTTGTGCACAATAGACAGTGTCTACATGAGCAGCCCCCCAATAAAAAGCCCAGGCACCGAGTCTCTAAGGAGCTTCTGTGACAACATTTTGCATTTGTTGTCACAGCATGTTGCTGGAGGAATTCAGCACATCCTATGTGGCTCCACTAGGAGAGGATGCTTGGAAGCTGGTACCAGGTTTCCTCTGGACATGGCCCTGTGACCTCTCTCCTTTGCTGACCTTGCTGTAATAAGTTGTAGCCATACTGTGACTGTATGCCAAGTCCTGTCAGTCCTCCTAGCAATTTGTTTAGCCCAGAAGTGTTCTTGGGAATCCCCAATACAGTTGGCATCAgaagcaaattttttttaattctgactctgtcacccaggctggagtgcagtggcacaatcatagctcactgcagccttgagctcctgggcacgagtgatcctcctgcctcagctgggactacaggtatgtatcctcctgaatagctgggactacaagcacgtgccaccatcccgggctctttttttttttttctgaaaagatggggtcttgctatgctgcccaggttatcttgagctcctggcctcaagtgatcctcctgcctcagcctctctatgtgctgagattacaggtgtgagtcattgcaCCTCGCCCAGAGGTGGAATTTGCTAGAACAACCCTGATTCACTAAGATTTGGCTCCATCACTGTTTGGGAAAAGGAAGAATGAAGGGGAACGGTGATAAGCCTTTTATAACTGGGTGTCTATCGATCCCTCCATGGTTTGAGAGCAGCAGCTGAACTGCCACCTGCTATTAGAAGCCACAGTGACCTTTGGGGTTAGAAATGGATCCAACCCTGGCTTCTTTGAGCTGTGCTGGATGAAGTGAGGGAGAAAATATACATCTGGGGattggctttgttttttgttctcttctccaggtaggaggaaaaaaaaaaccaacagtgACAAATTATAAAGGTGAGTGTTAGGTGACCACAAAAATGTTAGAAGTTCTCAGGGCTAGAGcaaagctggggtgggagggtgggagggtggggagggcaccaagacTTCATCCAGTCTCTTCTTCAGCCCAGCTGCTGCCCTGTTGCAAGAGCTGCCTCCTTCTTTGCCACCCCCTGTACCATCCCCCATCTGCTTTCCAACCTGAATCTTTCCCACAGCAGTAATGCTAACCTAACTGCAACTGCTGGATTTACTGCTGTGGATTtagtttgcaaaagaaaaaaaaaaagtttaatggcTTTGTGTTTTGTGGCTATTACATCTAGatgtattaatattataaaattgatataaaatgttaaatgcttACAATTTCATAAATTCTAGAGGGAACATACTTATTAGGAATAGCTGCAGAGGAAAGTGCGTGTGACACAACTTCCTTGCTTTTTGCAGCTAGTGGGCAGCTTGGAATTTAAATTCTCAATACTGGAAATAGAACAAGTCCCCAAAATTAACAATTTTTGCTATAGTTTTTGCCTATTGGAGCCACTGGAAAAAAGGAGACAATATGAAGAGAGGCAATCTTGAGCTAGAGATAGGCTTTGGAATTTACCAAGCAGTTTTTCATCTCTAATGAGCTCTTGTAAGATCATATAGCTGACCCTCAGAAGCTGATGATTTTCTGGCCCCATGTGTATAGTTTTGAGTTGGTCAGCTTGGACTCTAAGGTGAATAATGTAAAAAGGGCCCACCAAAGCCTTGCTTGTCACTTGGCTAAGAACACAGCTGTCTGACCCTGCAGCATCTCAGTCTCCAGTTACTGGAAGAACATATATTAGATGTTGGGGAAACTATAAGGCTACAGGGTGACGCTGCATGTTGGCAGGGAGAATTGTTCAAGGTAGAAACTGTGGGGAACAAAGAGAGAGATTCTCATCTGTGTAGCTGCTGCTACGTGCTAATTTGGAGGTAAGAAAACTGTTAAGGAATAAAAAAGCCAAGACCTCTGTCCTCACAGGTCTTTCAGGCTAGAAGGGAAACTGGCCACCATACAAATGGTATACAACTGCATTAGTACTTAAGAGGTCTGATTTATTGCTTTGAAACACAAGTGCAGGATGTTTAAGGTTTATCAGCAGCCTTTCCCTTGTGGAAAttgtaaactaaaaatgaaatcctaagcCCCCACCAACTGAAGGACACTCCCCTtagccaaggggaccccagaaaaATCTTACAACTGAGTTCCTGGCCATGATGAGATGGGAGGTCAGACATGTCTCGTTATACCCTCTCATGTTTGTGGTTTAGACACagcaactgaccagcattaatgttaaaatagagatcataagactggCAGAGCGGATTTTTGTGGCAAtgagataccaaattataaacaagacctaaggccatgccaggcaagggttaGGTCAAGCACTCTAAACTTAAACATTAACTATGGTCTAACTGccacaagtttttcttttttctctagcagctaaatAAACACTGGTCTTgacataagcaaaataaaaacaattgtagCTCATCACCAGACACTAATTGGCTCCCAACTCCTGTCCCAAGCACCGTAACTACAGCTTTGATTAGACAAGAGattgatttcagtaactttctcctgataagaaGACCACCCACCATGAACTGGTTCTGGCTGGGTTTACAGAGATTGCACACTTGAGTGCCTTCATGTCCTGTAAAGACCTTTTGACTGATAGGGCCTAATTATAAAACATTCAAATGTTAGGTCTCCATCCCAAAGTGAACACGGGTCATATGTTACATGCATGTTGGTTCAACACATGTGCATCAGGACCACCTTCATGcatattcatagctcctcctgtAACCTGTTGAAGATGTATGTTTAGCTAACTTGTCCAGCATAATGCTCCTACCCCAACCTATAGTCCTTCAAAGTGCCTGTCCCTGGTCCCTGGTTTTAGCCAGAGGCATTCTTCTCAGCCTGTTGCAGGCTGTAACCCCTTATAAGAAATAAagcttcctctccattccaaataGTTAAATcttgtgaattttttttgttttgttttgttttttttaagatggagtttcactcttgtcacccaggctggaatgcaatggcacgatcttgtgtcactgcaacctctgcctcccaggttcaagcaattctcttgcctcagcctcctgagtagctgggactacaggcacctgtcaccatgcccggctaatttttgtatttttagtagaggtggggtttcaccatgttggccaggctggtctcgaaatcctgacttcaggtgatccatctgtctccacctcccaaagtgctgggattacagctgtaagccaccacacctgacctaaatcttgtgatttttaaattcaacAGTCAATTAAATGGTTCCTTGATAGAGAAACATTTATGGCAGACATTAGCTTTTTTTGCCCCATAACGCTTCAGTAAGTTTCCCTGAATATTTGCATTTACTTGTCAATCAACTCACAGGGACTGAGGCAGAAGTAAAACCCACAATTACCTTACCCCTGGCCTATGTGACAAAGTAACAAATCTTTTATCACATATTTGAGAGGCATCTCTGCTaccaagaacttttttttaaccttttattttaggttcagggggatatgtgcaggtttttatgCAGGTAAACTCgtatcacaggggtttgttgtacagattatttcatcacccaggtactaggcctagtacccaataattattttttctgatcctctccctgctCCTACCCCACCCTCACGTAGgcccagtgtctgctgttcccctttgtgtccatgagttctcattatttagctaccacttataagtgagactgGGCGATTGCTGACCTGTATCTCTCTTGGGTGGATCTCCCAGGACATAAGCAAAAGACCTTTGGCCACAACCACTACCAAAGTCCCTTTTTCTGCTGCCTCCAAGTTGGGGAGGAAACGTAAGCCCTAAGATCACCCCAGAGCTGTGGTGGGAAGCCCAGGAGAGAAAAAAACCTGAGTAGTTTTAAACTAGAATATGCATGTGGCTTTTTAAAgatgtttgcaatttttttgcTACTCTCCCCTTGAGATTTGGGGGTCTATGCCCACCCTTACCAGACTGGACACTAGTGCTCACTTGTCACTGACACATGACGTAAAAGTCATGCTGTGTAACTTCCAAAGTTATGTTTAAAAAGCCCATGAGCATCTGCCTGGTTCACTCCGGTCACTCACCTATGGTGCCCTTGATCACCAAGTCAGAGCTCTGAATGTCCTGAGACTGCTCTGCTACCTGGAATCCCAGGGTACCTGGGAGGTCTCCTATAGGTCCTGCAGTCAAGCCCCATGTCCTCTGCAGACATGTGAGTGAAGTCACCTCCAGATGATGCCAACCGTTTGCTGTGGATTCAACTTCGGCCAATGAGTCTTCTCTGCAGTCCCCAAACACCAATAAGCAGCAATAAgccatcttttctgtttcttcctagcCCTGTGAaccatgaacaaaataaaatgtttgtttcatGCATTATTTTATGGTGGtggttctttcttttaaaaaaattcacagtaAAAGCACCAAGAATAACACACTTGTAGGACATTCACAAGGCACAAAATAACATACATTGAAATCTaggtttccttctttccctcttccacAGCCTATCAGCTTCTGCCTCTGGAAGTAACAATGGTTAAGTTTCTGCACATCTTTCCAGATTTATTAATTAAACAATCATATAGCACTGACACTGTGAGGAAGCTTTTTAAGGGCTTtgcttatatttattcatttactcttcACTCACTGTGGACACTCAGGTGGCAGTAGGAAGGAAAGTATTTTGCTCAACCAAATGAAAGTCTGATCTGCTCTTTGAATGCTGTTCCTTCAGctaattctattttcttcatatattaccaaatcttttttattttctcccctaATTGAGCATTCAGAGGTGTGACtctgttttctagtttttcttatgTTTCACCACTAAATGTTAAATTTCAGATGAGACAGGCAGTGATGAAATTCCTGTCACTGGACATATCTATGTATGTTTATGATGGTGCcttacacatacacatttttctaTCTAGCGATTAACCATTAAAACTCTATACTCAGAGTGAGGAAACATTACATGTTCCTTCCCAAACCCTGTCAACTACCCCGTCAATTAAATAATCCCTGAAAAAATGGCAACATCTATATTAATGCAATTTTTATATCTCATCAGTGACACATTTGATAAAATAGTTCTAGAAACTTGTAATGAATCAGCAGTGATGGAAATTTGTACTGAACTATTTCATATCTAAAAGGGTATCTACTTTGTTTCAGACATGACAACTCTCTcatgtttattttagaattttccatTGTTGCCTGTTTAAAGGGCTTGTcaattcccttccctttcctaatTCTCATGACCAGATCATAAGAATGTGTGTGATCAGGCTGATTGATGTGCCACAACACATATTTAATCCTGGAATTTAGGGTTATCAGAAGTCtccatttaaaaaagtattatatgCTTTCAAACAACCCATTGTTGAACATATAgggcttcatttttcttaatatctCAGTGAATAGCCAGCCTTTTATGCATACATGAATAGAGGatctctcaataaattcaaagagATTCAGAAATAAGTAGATAAACTTAGCTGCATAGAGAGAAAAAGTAGGTAATATACATAAGTGATAAAAGAAGGCTttatataattactttttcaAACTAAATTTATAATAGTGCTTTTTAAACTAAATGTggaacaaattttaaattatttaatctagAAATGTCCAGTGATTTAGGAACAGTAGAAATGGGTGAGGAGGGCATTTCAACTCAAGCAAGGAACTCCTTTTATTCTCAACACGTTAGCTTTTTCCCTCTTCACTCTAAAATGTTCACTATCAAATATATTTGAGAGgtcttttttcctcatttaacatttatttcatgCACAGAGAACAATACTGTGGGTCTGAGATTCAGTTTTTGAAATGCAACATATACTCTAAGTGACCCATTTACACATGTCAAAATAGCAGCAGTTGGACCCCGTAATGTGGCATGTATTCATTTCAAAATTCTACAGTGACCTATCACTGTGATCATGTGATGAAGCGTATCTTGCCTTCCATTCTAACCATCACTCTGTGAGCTTCGAGGTTCAAGTTTGACAGTATTTGTCAATTTCGGAATGTCATACAACGAATGCTCAAATGGGGAATTTTATGTACTGTTGCTGAGATATGTTCACTTTCATCTTCTGATCGTGGTTTCTTCAAGTAGGCCAGTTCACTTGTACTCAAaatatcttcctcatttttttgtttccccCACTCCAATTCATCTATGGATTTATGAACATGTTTTATAGTATGATTACTGATTTGTATTTTTGATTCTTCCACCAAGcattttgtcttaaatattttcctacatttagaaaaatgtacTGTTTCCCCACACCACTTTTGTACACAGTGTTTCATAGGATACAGAAAAAACACAACCACACTGCCTTCATCAGATGAGGAGAATCTTGATACCAAATACAGTATGAGACATTCCATGAAAGGGAAATTATAGACCAAAGTCTTTTGAGTATAAAAGTCAAAATCTGAAACCAAATATTAGAGTGGTCTAAATCTGGAGATTTTTaggaaaagaaactgaaatttcaTGGTGGGAACCATAATTTTGTTTAGTTTAGAGGTTTTGAGggattgttttaaagaaaaatttaaaagataaataacattaaatggatataaaagttataaaataaaaaatataaagttataaaaattaaaataaaaatatattaatatattactataaaattgtaaaaatattataaaaggatacaaaattctttTGCTGTCAAGATTGATTGGGATTAGATTTGTTTAAAACGTCTTATTAAAATTAgccataatattaaaaatacaggcgggggcagtgtctcacgcctgtaatcccagaactttgggaggccgatgcgggcagatcaccaggtcaggagaaggagaccatcctggctaacaaaatgaaacctcgtctctactaaaaatataaacattagccgggcatggtggcgggcgcctgtagttctgtctcaaaaaaataaaaacaaataaataaataaaaacattaaaaatacactaatatccacctgaattttttttaaaaaaataagtgtaaGATTTGTTCCCCATCGAACTTAACAAAAAGAGTATGTATTCCCGTGTGCCAGAGTGCCAGGTCACCACATACTATTATATTGGGTTTGCATATTTGATGATGTGTCACTACCAGGATGCCATCCGGGTCTTTGCCAATATCCTCCTCTATATCCAGAGGACCAAGTGCATGTTCCAGGGGACCACATACAAGTATGAGATGATTAACAAGCAGAATGAGCAGATGCATGCGCTGCTGGCCATTGCCCTCACAGTGTACCCCATGAGTATCGATGAGAGCATTCACCTCCAGCTGCAGAAGAAATACAGGGACAAGATGCTGCGCATGCAGAAAGGTGACCCATAAGTCTATGAAGAACTTTTCAGTTACTTCTGCCCCAAGTTCCTGTCGCTTGTAGTGCTCAACTATGATAATGTGCACCCCAACTACCACAAAGAGCCCTTCCTGCAGCAGCTGAAGGTGTTTTCTGATGAAATACAGCAGCAGGCCCAGCTTTCAACCATCCACAGCTTCCTCAAGCtctacaccaccatgcctgtggCCAAGCTGGCTGGCTGCCTGGACCTCACAGAGCAGGAGTTCAGGATCCAGCTTCTTGTCTTCAAACACAAGATGAAGAACCTGGTGTGGACCAGTGGCATCTCAATCCTGCATGGTGAATTTCAGTCAGCCTCAGAGGTTGACTTCTACATTGATAAGGACATGATCCACATTGCGGACACCAAGGTCTCCAGGCACTATGGGGATTTCTTCATCCGTCGGATCCACAAATTGGAGGAGCTTAATCGAACCCTGAAGAAGATGGGACAGAGACCCTGATGACATTCACACACATTATTCAGCAACCTGTTTTGATATAATTACAGGCAGGAAGTGTTTTTGCTACCATGAAAGCTTTACCTAGCTCAGCCATCAGCCTGTCAACTCAGTTAACAAGTTAAGGACCGAAGTGTTTCAAGTGGATATCAGTAAAGGATCTTtggagccagaaaaaaaaaaaaaagatttgttctCAATGAGATTACACACAGTAATAATTTGTAATTctcaaatctgtttttttaaaacttctgagATTTGTATCTCAGAAGTTCAAcgtttactattttttttacaCATTATTTACAGATCACACCTCATTaccctttgtttcttttccccttcAAAAGGTAAATCTTTTTACTTGGCTAGAATGGTAACTTTGTACTTCAGCTTTTCCATCAGCTCTTTTAACTTTTCACTCATATTCTATTTCTGCTGTTATAATACCAAAATATTGAActcaaaggtaaaaaaaaattttttctcagGTGTAACATGATTTTTACTTTAAGACATATCTTTAAGACATATCTTAACTTTTTGATATGTCTGAATTGTTGCATGTAATCAGGAAACTTCCCatgctattaggttgg
The Pongo abelii isolate AG06213 chromosome 8, NHGRI_mPonAbe1-v2.0_pri, whole genome shotgun sequence genome window above contains:
- the LOC129048438 gene encoding FXYD domain-containing ion transport regulator 6-like; this translates as MEVVLIFLCSLLAHIVLAGAVEREKEIDPFRYDYQTLRIRGLVCAVVLFSIGILLILGCRCKCSFNQKSGTPGEEEAQVENLITANATKLQKAES